The Spiroplasma citri genome has a segment encoding these proteins:
- a CDS encoding recombination protein O N-terminal domain-containing protein: MAQKLTGIVFNKQPYDDNSAIVTILSKELGKLAFLPLEYKKLHQKISMQYNS; encoded by the coding sequence ATGGCCCAAAAATTAACAGGAATAGTGTTCAATAAACAACCTTATGATGATAATAGTGCCATTGTAACGATTTTGTCAAAAGAATTAGGCAAATTAGCTTTTTTGCCCCTGGAGTACAAAAAATTACATCAAAAAATCAGTATGCAGTACAATTCTTAG
- a CDS encoding glycine--tRNA ligase, producing MQYTLEEVVNHLKTQGFVFQGSEIYGGLANSWDFGPLGVELERNLKNLWWQHFITKSKYNVGLDSAILMNNNVWKASGHLGNFADPLLDCKKCKTRMRVDKLIEDNYPKLNCGGWSNEQLETFITEKNILCPNCGGHDFTEIRQFELMFKTNQGVIEDEKSVVYLRPETAQGIFVNFKNVQRSLRKKIPFGVGQIGKSFRNEITPGNFIFRTREFEQMELEFFYDSNEKVNWFEYWVKEVTKFLELINLKSENYRFREHNADELAHYAKRTIDIEYKFPFGIGELWGIADRGDYDLRRHSEMSKNDLSYLNQETNEKIMPHVIEPSVGVGRLMLAILYDAYHVEKVDENETRIVLKLSPLLAPYQIAVIPLSKQLNSETYQLYEKLLVHFQCTYDETGNIGKRYRRQDAIGTPFCVTVDFDTQEDQKVTVRNRDTMKQERVAITNLESYFTAALK from the coding sequence ATGCAATATACATTAGAAGAAGTTGTTAATCATTTAAAAACACAAGGTTTTGTGTTTCAAGGTAGTGAGATTTATGGCGGTTTAGCAAACAGCTGAGATTTTGGGCCGTTGGGGGTTGAATTAGAACGAAATTTAAAAAATTTATGATGACAACATTTTATTACAAAATCAAAATATAATGTTGGTCTTGATAGTGCTATTTTAATGAACAATAATGTTTGAAAAGCTTCTGGGCACCTTGGTAATTTTGCTGACCCATTATTAGACTGTAAAAAGTGTAAAACCCGAATGCGGGTAGATAAACTGATTGAAGATAATTATCCGAAATTAAATTGTGGTGGTTGAAGTAATGAACAATTAGAAACTTTTATTACTGAAAAAAATATTTTATGTCCAAATTGTGGTGGACATGACTTTACTGAAATTCGTCAGTTTGAATTAATGTTTAAAACAAATCAAGGTGTAATTGAAGATGAAAAATCAGTTGTTTATTTGCGACCAGAAACAGCACAAGGAATTTTTGTCAATTTTAAAAATGTCCAACGTTCTTTACGAAAAAAAATCCCTTTTGGAGTTGGTCAAATTGGAAAGTCATTTCGTAATGAAATTACCCCGGGAAATTTTATTTTTCGTACACGTGAATTTGAACAAATGGAATTAGAATTTTTTTATGATAGTAACGAAAAGGTTAATTGATTTGAATATTGAGTTAAAGAAGTAACCAAGTTTTTAGAATTAATTAATTTAAAATCAGAAAACTATCGTTTTCGTGAGCATAATGCTGATGAATTAGCCCATTATGCGAAACGAACTATTGATATTGAATATAAATTTCCGTTTGGAATAGGTGAATTATGGGGGATAGCTGACCGTGGGGATTATGATTTACGTCGTCATAGTGAAATGAGTAAAAATGATTTGTCGTATTTAAATCAAGAAACAAATGAAAAAATTATGCCGCATGTAATTGAACCATCTGTTGGAGTTGGTCGTTTGATGCTAGCTATTTTATATGATGCTTACCATGTTGAAAAGGTTGATGAAAATGAGACGAGAATTGTTTTAAAATTAAGTCCGTTATTAGCTCCGTATCAAATTGCGGTGATTCCATTAAGCAAACAATTAAACAGCGAGACTTATCAACTATATGAAAAACTCTTAGTTCATTTTCAGTGTACTTATGATGAAACAGGAAATATTGGAAAGCGTTATCGTCGTCAAGATGCGATTGGAACACCGTTTTGTGTAACAGTTGATTTTGATACTCAAGAAGACCAAAAAGTTACCGTTCGTAATCGTGATACAATGAAACAAGAACGAGTGGCAATTACTAATTTAGAAAGTTATTTCACCGCAGCATTAAAATAA
- a CDS encoding PolC-type DNA polymerase III → MMDQQLIKLFTANNLEFTGNYFDDAKVIKAEYSTSEGFFRVVIEINDFLQPEVLLKLEQTLLENQKLPTKISLRVRKEQYELATIFSYLEYIRLNKSELKNSFFSKLSPERFALTDNILKITVHSESEQKLVGEHCNYYQKKLRCYGFSDLQLALVIDLRENNILEINEQELIKYQETAQKTEQLISKPTNGANSVLREPNSYHRAKIGEASYERLIDIDQDVPNVTIYGKILSKERQLISTKKFIYVITVTDYSDTIGAKFFTRTEQPDDFIEELKTNEWVSLFGDIRYDTYANEQMFFIKKISRLDHEDLYREDNAPEKRIELHLHTKMSIMDGVTDLAMLFKTLQHWNHKAIAFTDHLNVQAYPEIYNLNKKYPDIKVIYGVEADVLDDKVSYVKNPHHHNLRTAKYVIFDLETTGLSSGYDEIIEFGAVIMDGISGERQIINHLFKPSVKLSSFTTELTGITDELLADKPTFIESIDQILEYFKDAILIAHNAEFDLGFIQSWLKKAGRSEINNTVIDTLQLSRILEPHLKNYRLGTIARCYSVIYNEEVAHRGDYDAIVLTDIYEHQLRKMINNYGIEFDNDIENIHDPAVYKKLRPKHMAILAKNQAGLLELFKLITSAHTKYFYSSPKLLRSVIEQHRSNLLIGSSCVNGDVFEVARNKNLSELRETIKFYDYIEVQPPSVYKHLVQMGDLSEERLLTVIKDIVFTAKELNKLVVATGDVHYLNPEDKIFREVYINAKGIGGRPHPLYDYKKRVTDNPDQFLRTTMEMMNEFKFLNDDELIYEIVVTNPNLISDQIEKVEIIKDKLYTPKIEGSDQLLKELCYQNAYKIYGNPLPKIVASRLERELNAIIKHGFAVIYWIAHKLVDKSLQDGYLVGSRGSVGSSFVATMSNITEVNPLQPHYLCSYCSYSEFIVDGSVKCGYDLSARTCPKCQKPLKGEGHDIPFETFLGFEADKVPDIDLNFSGEYQPIAHDFTKEMFGERSVYRAGTISTVAEKTAYGYVKGYFESKNILHLKRRAELERIAKGCEGVKRTTGQHPGGIVVIPNEYEVEAFTPVNFPADDIKSNWLTTHFDFHAIHDNVLKLDILGHVDPTALRMLQDLTGVDPKTIPTNDEAVLSLFRSLDVLKIKPEDINGEKTGAIGIPEFGTFFVRKMLLDTKPTSFADLVQISGLSHGTDVWIGNAQELIRNQNISISEVIGCRDDIMVNLIYKGLPAQSAFKIMEDVRKGKGLTAEHEQLMRDNNVEQWYIDSCNKIKYMFPKAHATAYVLMAWRVAWYKINYPVEYYATFFSTRTDVFDIKTILKGAETIKQVLRDIQTRLDNKDFNAPNKPTQKEKDLIPVYEIALEMYARGIKMSNIDLKTSRNKNFTVITTENNEKIILPPFSAIDGLGGAVGDSIINARYEKPFLSVADLQKRTNITKAHLESFEELGILKDLSLDDQIAFEF, encoded by the coding sequence ATGATGGACCAACAATTGATAAAACTATTTACAGCAAATAATTTAGAATTTACAGGAAATTATTTTGATGATGCTAAAGTCATTAAAGCAGAATATAGTACTAGTGAAGGTTTTTTTCGTGTTGTTATTGAAATTAATGATTTTTTACAGCCAGAAGTTTTACTAAAATTAGAACAAACTTTATTAGAAAATCAAAAATTACCCACAAAGATTTCTTTACGGGTTCGAAAAGAACAATATGAATTAGCAACTATTTTTAGTTATTTAGAATATATTCGGTTAAATAAATCGGAATTAAAAAATAGTTTTTTTAGTAAATTATCCCCAGAGCGATTCGCTTTAACTGATAATATTTTAAAAATTACTGTTCATTCAGAAAGTGAACAAAAATTAGTAGGTGAGCATTGTAATTATTATCAAAAAAAACTTCGTTGTTATGGTTTTAGTGATTTACAATTAGCTCTAGTGATTGATTTACGGGAAAATAATATTTTAGAAATTAATGAACAAGAATTAATTAAATATCAAGAAACAGCGCAAAAAACAGAACAGTTAATTTCAAAGCCAACAAATGGGGCTAATTCTGTTCTAAGAGAACCGAATAGTTATCATAGAGCAAAAATTGGAGAAGCAAGTTATGAACGATTAATTGATATTGACCAAGATGTTCCCAATGTTACAATTTATGGAAAAATTTTGAGTAAAGAACGGCAATTAATTTCAACAAAAAAATTTATTTATGTAATAACAGTTACTGATTATAGTGATACAATTGGCGCAAAGTTTTTTACTCGAACAGAACAACCAGATGATTTTATTGAAGAATTAAAAACTAATGAATGAGTTAGTCTTTTTGGTGATATTCGGTATGATACTTATGCGAATGAACAAATGTTTTTTATTAAAAAAATTTCTCGTTTAGATCACGAAGACTTGTATCGTGAAGATAATGCGCCTGAGAAACGCATAGAGTTACATTTGCATACTAAAATGAGTATTATGGATGGAGTAACAGATCTTGCAATGCTTTTTAAAACATTACAGCATTGGAATCATAAAGCAATTGCTTTTACTGACCATTTAAATGTTCAAGCTTATCCGGAAATTTATAATCTTAATAAGAAATATCCCGATATTAAAGTTATTTATGGTGTTGAAGCAGATGTTTTAGATGATAAAGTATCATATGTTAAAAACCCTCATCACCATAATTTACGAACTGCAAAATATGTTATTTTTGACTTAGAAACAACTGGCTTAAGTAGTGGTTATGATGAAATTATTGAGTTTGGAGCGGTTATCATGGATGGTATTAGTGGTGAACGCCAAATAATTAATCATCTGTTCAAACCATCAGTTAAGTTATCATCATTTACAACCGAATTAACAGGAATTACTGATGAATTATTAGCTGATAAACCAACTTTTATTGAATCAATTGACCAAATTTTAGAATATTTTAAGGATGCAATTTTAATTGCGCATAATGCTGAGTTTGACCTTGGCTTTATTCAATCATGGTTAAAAAAAGCTGGGCGCTCAGAAATTAATAATACAGTAATTGATACTTTACAATTATCACGGATTTTAGAACCACATTTGAAAAATTATCGCTTGGGAACAATTGCTCGTTGTTATAGTGTTATTTATAATGAAGAAGTTGCTCACCGTGGTGATTATGATGCAATTGTTTTAACTGACATTTATGAACATCAACTACGGAAAATGATTAATAATTATGGTATTGAGTTTGATAATGACATTGAGAATATTCATGACCCGGCTGTTTACAAAAAATTGCGACCAAAACATATGGCAATTTTAGCAAAAAATCAGGCGGGCTTATTGGAATTATTTAAATTAATAACTTCTGCACATACTAAATATTTTTACTCATCACCAAAATTATTACGAAGTGTAATTGAACAACACCGTAGTAATTTATTAATTGGGTCATCGTGTGTTAACGGTGATGTTTTTGAAGTGGCACGAAATAAAAATTTATCGGAATTACGAGAAACAATTAAGTTTTATGATTATATTGAAGTTCAACCCCCAAGTGTATATAAACATTTAGTCCAAATGGGTGATTTGTCAGAAGAACGACTATTAACGGTAATTAAAGATATTGTTTTTACAGCAAAAGAATTAAATAAATTAGTTGTTGCTACTGGTGATGTTCATTATCTTAATCCAGAAGATAAAATTTTTCGTGAAGTTTATATTAATGCAAAAGGAATTGGGGGCCGACCACATCCTTTATATGACTATAAGAAACGAGTAACGGATAATCCTGATCAGTTTTTAAGAACAACAATGGAAATGATGAACGAATTTAAGTTTTTAAATGATGATGAATTAATTTATGAAATTGTAGTAACAAATCCAAATTTAATTTCTGACCAAATTGAAAAAGTTGAAATTATTAAAGATAAATTATATACGCCTAAGATTGAGGGTAGTGACCAATTATTAAAAGAATTATGTTATCAAAATGCTTATAAAATTTATGGTAATCCATTGCCAAAAATTGTTGCTTCACGTTTAGAGCGAGAATTAAATGCTATTATTAAACATGGTTTTGCTGTTATTTACTGAATTGCGCATAAATTAGTTGATAAATCATTACAAGATGGTTATTTAGTTGGGTCGCGGGGAAGCGTTGGTAGTAGTTTTGTTGCAACAATGAGTAATATTACCGAAGTAAATCCATTACAACCACATTATTTATGTTCTTATTGTAGTTATAGTGAATTTATTGTTGATGGATCCGTTAAGTGTGGATATGATTTATCAGCTCGTACTTGTCCAAAGTGTCAAAAACCATTAAAGGGGGAAGGACATGATATTCCATTTGAAACATTTTTAGGGTTTGAAGCGGATAAAGTTCCTGATATTGATTTGAACTTTTCAGGAGAATATCAACCAATTGCGCATGATTTTACCAAAGAAATGTTTGGCGAGCGTAGTGTTTATCGTGCGGGAACGATTTCCACAGTGGCAGAAAAAACTGCATATGGTTATGTGAAAGGTTATTTTGAAAGTAAAAATATTTTACATTTAAAACGCCGCGCAGAATTAGAGCGAATTGCTAAGGGTTGTGAAGGGGTTAAACGAACAACTGGTCAGCATCCAGGTGGAATTGTTGTTATTCCAAATGAATATGAAGTTGAAGCGTTTACACCAGTTAATTTTCCCGCTGATGATATAAAATCAAATTGGTTAACTACTCATTTTGATTTCCACGCAATTCATGATAATGTTTTAAAGTTAGATATTTTAGGTCACGTTGATCCAACTGCTTTGCGAATGCTACAAGATTTAACGGGAGTGGATCCAAAAACAATTCCAACAAATGATGAAGCGGTTTTAAGTCTTTTTCGAAGTTTAGATGTTTTAAAAATTAAACCAGAAGATATTAATGGTGAAAAAACTGGCGCAATTGGCATTCCTGAATTTGGTACTTTTTTTGTTCGTAAGATGCTATTAGATACAAAACCTACTTCATTTGCAGATTTAGTTCAAATTTCAGGATTATCACATGGAACAGATGTTTGAATTGGTAATGCCCAAGAATTAATTCGAAATCAAAATATTAGTATCTCAGAAGTAATTGGGTGTCGTGATGATATTATGGTTAATTTAATTTATAAAGGGTTACCTGCTCAAAGTGCTTTTAAGATTATGGAAGATGTTCGTAAGGGAAAAGGTTTAACAGCTGAACATGAGCAATTAATGCGGGATAATAATGTTGAACAATGATATATTGATTCATGTAATAAAATTAAGTATATGTTCCCAAAAGCACATGCAACAGCCTATGTTTTAATGGCATGACGGGTGGCATGATATAAAATTAATTACCCAGTTGAATATTATGCAACATTTTTTTCAACTCGAACAGATGTTTTTGACATTAAAACAATTTTAAAAGGAGCAGAAACAATCAAACAAGTATTAAGAGATATTCAAACTCGGTTGGATAATAAAGATTTTAATGCACCGAATAAACCAACTCAAAAAGAAAAAGATTTAATACCAGTTTATGAAATAGCATTAGAAATGTATGCCCGAGGAATTAAAATGAGTAATATTGATTTAAAAACAAGTCGCAATAAAAATTTTACGGTTATTACAACTGAAAATAATGAAAAAATTATTTTACCACCATTTTCGGCAATTGATGGCTTGGGAGGTGCTGTTGGTGATAGTATTATTAATGCTCGTTATGAAAAACCATTTTTATCAGTTGCTGATTTACAAAAACGAACAAATATTACAAAGGCTCATTTAGAATCATTTGAAGAACTTGGAATTTTAAAAGATTTATCGTTAGATGATCAAATTGCTTTTGAGTTTTAA
- the era gene encoding GTPase Era has translation MAIKSGFVAIVGRPNVGKSTLLNTILNNKVAIVTAKAQTTRNRIQGIYNDQESQIVFMDTPGIHKAHNEMGKFMNKVALSATKAADVILFLAPANERIGDNDRYIIKALQERAIPIVLVVTKIDLVSKGDLMVKIAEWEKIHQFTAVIPVSAVKHKNLETLLILLKTHLEVGPQYYPDDMLTDQPEKFLICEIIREKILLLTEDEIPHSVAIQIDKIEDQPQLLKIMASICVERDSQKGIIIGKQGRLIKKIGTQARLELEQILGTKIFLELFVKVVDKWRDKPSMIARLGYNK, from the coding sequence ATGGCAATTAAATCAGGCTTTGTTGCAATTGTGGGTCGACCAAATGTCGGAAAATCAACATTATTGAATACAATTTTAAATAATAAAGTAGCAATTGTAACGGCAAAGGCACAAACAACACGTAACCGGATTCAAGGTATTTATAATGATCAAGAATCACAAATTGTGTTTATGGATACACCAGGCATTCATAAAGCTCATAATGAAATGGGAAAATTTATGAACAAAGTTGCGTTATCAGCAACCAAAGCAGCTGATGTTATTTTATTTTTAGCCCCGGCAAATGAACGAATTGGTGATAATGATCGTTATATTATCAAAGCACTACAAGAGCGAGCAATTCCAATTGTTTTAGTTGTCACAAAAATTGATTTAGTTTCCAAAGGTGATTTAATGGTAAAAATTGCTGAATGAGAAAAAATTCATCAGTTTACTGCAGTCATTCCAGTTTCAGCAGTTAAACATAAAAATCTTGAAACATTATTAATTTTATTAAAAACACATTTAGAAGTAGGACCACAATATTATCCCGATGATATGCTAACTGACCAACCCGAAAAGTTTTTAATTTGTGAAATTATTCGAGAAAAAATTTTGTTATTAACAGAAGATGAGATTCCCCATAGTGTTGCGATTCAAATTGATAAAATTGAAGATCAACCACAACTATTAAAAATTATGGCTTCAATTTGTGTTGAACGTGATTCACAAAAAGGAATTATTATTGGAAAACAAGGGCGCCTAATTAAAAAAATTGGAACGCAAGCACGCTTAGAATTAGAACAAATTTTAGGAACAAAAATATTTTTAGAATTATTTGTTAAAGTAGTTGATAAATGACGGGATAAGCCTTCAATGATTGCTCGTTTAGGATATAACAAATAA
- the rseP gene encoding RIP metalloprotease RseP, with the protein MSVGMVVLGFVIGVIILLMLVTIHEFAHFIIAKLAGAYVYEFAIGFGPKIFSWGKKETRYSIRIFPFGGYVYIASQLVDPPKGREEEHVPEERKMENIAKWKRLIFIVAGALMNFFIAVFIFTTTFAALSYKPSDMTYWGAKYDSNGAAYAAFATSGQNVAQDIVILDYWLGPSKEKLKVAQEYYRDQEQDKPDNNQNHILASHLGTVDKIPTYLTTVSNFIKNLKQQYDNSDNDKKINYIIIGFARVNSKQEVTIAADGHLFYTEAVELTKTNNTYTVGIRSPDRQFASTAQAYGYGWGETFRQSVTILKSFGLLFTGQWGQLSGPVGIAKTVSSMLTEGPALFFMYVAMLSANLFVLNLIPIPPLDGYKFFETSIEGIVGGVKRLNGRMRIWKKIYDPAQQKILLEEYQSKDQKWQLPHKTKIIINVTGAILFILLFIGITIKDVFF; encoded by the coding sequence ATGTCAGTAGGAATGGTAGTTTTAGGTTTTGTAATTGGGGTTATAATTTTATTAATGTTGGTTACAATTCATGAATTTGCACATTTTATTATTGCGAAATTAGCGGGAGCTTATGTTTATGAATTTGCAATTGGTTTTGGTCCCAAAATTTTTTCTTGAGGGAAAAAAGAAACCCGTTACTCAATCCGAATTTTTCCTTTTGGAGGGTATGTCTATATTGCGAGTCAATTAGTTGATCCACCAAAGGGGCGTGAAGAGGAACATGTTCCTGAAGAACGAAAAATGGAAAATATTGCAAAATGAAAACGATTAATTTTTATTGTAGCAGGAGCTTTAATGAATTTTTTTATTGCTGTTTTTATTTTTACCACAACTTTTGCAGCATTAAGTTATAAACCATCTGATATGACATATTGAGGAGCTAAATATGATTCGAATGGTGCAGCATATGCTGCTTTTGCAACTAGTGGTCAAAATGTTGCCCAAGATATTGTGATTTTAGATTATTGATTAGGACCTAGCAAAGAAAAACTTAAAGTAGCACAAGAATATTATCGTGATCAAGAGCAGGATAAACCTGATAATAACCAGAATCATATTTTAGCAAGTCACTTGGGAACAGTAGATAAGATTCCAACTTATTTAACAACAGTTTCTAATTTTATTAAAAATTTAAAACAACAATATGATAATAGTGATAACGATAAAAAAATTAATTATATTATTATTGGTTTTGCTCGTGTAAATAGTAAACAAGAAGTTACAATTGCTGCAGATGGTCATTTATTTTATACGGAAGCAGTTGAATTAACAAAAACAAACAATACTTATACAGTTGGAATTAGATCTCCTGATCGTCAGTTTGCTTCAACTGCGCAAGCATATGGATATGGTTGAGGAGAAACCTTTAGACAATCAGTAACAATTTTAAAATCATTTGGGTTATTATTTACTGGCCAATGAGGGCAATTATCTGGTCCAGTTGGAATTGCTAAAACAGTTTCTTCAATGTTAACAGAAGGGCCAGCACTTTTCTTTATGTATGTGGCAATGTTATCCGCTAATTTATTTGTTTTAAACTTAATTCCAATTCCACCATTAGATGGTTATAAGTTTTTTGAAACATCAATTGAAGGAATTGTTGGTGGAGTGAAACGTCTAAATGGTCGTATGAGAATTTGAAAAAAAATTTATGATCCAGCGCAACAAAAAATATTATTAGAAGAATATCAATCAAAAGACCAAAAATGACAGTTACCACATAAAACAAAGATTATCATTAATGTGACGGGAGCAATATTGTTTATTTTATTATTTATTGGAATAACAATTAAAGATGTCTTTTTTTAA
- the dnaG gene encoding DNA primase: MALISNEKIDLIKSKVNIVTVMSEYLSLEKRGRNYWAVCPFHQDSHPSMSISPEKQIYRCFACSAGGNVFTFLQEYENISFIEALKKVAVMANISLDELTAYQEKPKYDQSEQLIFEINALASAYFSNNLETKKAYDAKEYLTKRNINNTEIELFQIGYAESGFDHLYHFLIKKGYSINDIQQAGLITIKNGKVYDYFNNRLMFPIKNEDSYVIGFSGRVIGTTSQVAKYLNTPETKVFKKEQLMYNIHRAKPFIRQQNNLILLEGYMDVISLEKLDIKNTVALMGTNLSEYHLKEIKRLTNECLLFLDGDKAGIHASLKAAIKLLSNNLKVKIVLNKTQQDPDELVNSGQGELIQTMLANAQHPINFALDYFQNKFNLQAANELEEFFNIVAPLIKASPNPLEQELAVNNLVKITGISKQTITTKIGQIKSYQKAVFSPITSEPIPNVTNDNNYLQRLSTRFKPQQSKTVVIKKTKYKIKNLKRYLLAEQNMVLQLLASRKAADFYQRKIGNLNFDGYRLLANDIITYYNRHLGAENVKINMLCDEINDPNLKKILMDIINKSTIKIKYNKKELEDYALLIDDFANEKEIAMLWNKLEKASNLIEQQAISMEIDKLNQRLKFKKG, encoded by the coding sequence ATGGCATTAATTAGTAATGAAAAAATTGATTTAATTAAGTCAAAAGTAAATATTGTTACCGTAATGTCAGAATATTTATCGCTTGAAAAACGTGGCCGTAATTATTGAGCAGTTTGTCCCTTTCATCAAGATTCACATCCTTCAATGAGTATTTCACCAGAAAAGCAAATTTATCGTTGTTTTGCTTGTTCAGCTGGTGGCAATGTTTTTACTTTTTTACAAGAATATGAAAATATTAGTTTTATTGAAGCGTTAAAAAAAGTTGCAGTAATGGCCAATATTTCATTAGATGAATTAACTGCTTATCAAGAAAAACCGAAATATGATCAAAGTGAACAGTTAATTTTTGAAATTAATGCCTTAGCAAGTGCTTACTTTAGTAATAATTTAGAAACAAAAAAAGCTTATGATGCAAAAGAATATTTAACAAAACGGAACATTAATAATACTGAAATTGAATTATTTCAGATTGGTTATGCGGAAAGTGGTTTTGATCATTTGTACCATTTTTTAATTAAAAAAGGATATTCAATTAATGATATCCAACAAGCGGGTTTAATTACAATTAAAAATGGTAAGGTATATGATTATTTTAATAATCGCCTAATGTTTCCAATTAAAAATGAAGATAGTTATGTTATCGGTTTTTCTGGGCGAGTAATTGGAACTACCAGCCAAGTAGCAAAGTATCTTAATACTCCTGAAACAAAGGTTTTTAAGAAAGAACAACTAATGTATAATATTCACCGGGCGAAACCCTTTATTCGTCAGCAAAATAATCTAATTTTACTTGAAGGATATATGGATGTTATTAGTTTAGAAAAATTAGATATTAAAAATACCGTTGCTTTGATGGGAACTAATTTAAGTGAATATCATTTAAAAGAAATTAAAAGATTAACGAATGAATGTTTACTTTTTTTGGACGGCGATAAGGCTGGAATTCATGCTAGTTTAAAAGCAGCAATTAAATTGTTAAGTAATAATCTAAAAGTTAAAATTGTCTTGAATAAAACTCAGCAAGATCCTGACGAATTAGTTAATAGTGGTCAAGGGGAATTAATTCAAACAATGTTAGCAAATGCCCAACATCCAATTAATTTTGCTCTTGATTATTTTCAAAATAAATTTAATTTACAAGCAGCAAATGAATTAGAAGAATTTTTTAATATTGTGGCACCTTTAATTAAAGCCAGTCCAAATCCATTGGAACAAGAATTAGCGGTTAATAATTTAGTTAAAATAACAGGAATATCGAAACAAACAATTACAACAAAAATTGGGCAAATTAAATCATATCAAAAAGCAGTTTTTTCACCTATTACATCAGAACCAATTCCTAATGTAACGAACGATAATAATTATCTGCAAAGGTTATCAACAAGGTTCAAACCACAGCAAAGCAAGACTGTTGTAATTAAAAAGACAAAATATAAAATTAAAAATTTAAAGCGATATCTTTTAGCGGAGCAAAATATGGTTTTACAATTACTTGCTTCTCGGAAAGCAGCGGATTTTTATCAAAGAAAAATTGGAAATTTAAATTTTGATGGTTATCGTTTGTTAGCAAATGATATAATTACTTATTATAATAGACATTTGGGGGCAGAAAATGTTAAAATTAATATGTTGTGTGATGAAATAAATGATCCAAATTTAAAAAAAATATTAATGGATATTATTAATAAATCAACGATTAAAATTAAATATAATAAGAAAGAATTAGAAGACTATGCGCTCTTAATTGATGATTTTGCTAATGAAAAAGAGATTGCAATGCTATGAAATAAGTTAGAAAAAGCAAGTAATCTAATTGAACAACAAGCAATTTCAATGGAAATTGACAAGTTGAATCAACGATTAAAATTTAAAAAGGGGTAG
- the recO gene encoding DNA repair protein RecO → MTSKNQYAVQFLATSEFEIFLSYHNNKLSKLKTGNLLITRIKLAQNYDDYLLATLICEISEQALADRQPDNALYELLTTTLDNLVAWEDNLSIVIAFMFRTLKWYGLEWNFTMCKRCGSKQHIKTISFLEEGYLCKNCLLPRDYLFPIELVKVFNSNFHTNFYFHNKINIKVLIILFKMLCEYYLTKVGIFSCSIYEIRQKSIYFKE, encoded by the coding sequence ATTACATCAAAAAATCAGTATGCAGTACAATTCTTAGCAACAAGTGAGTTTGAAATATTTTTATCATATCATAATAATAAGTTAAGTAAATTAAAAACAGGAAATTTATTAATAACAAGAATTAAATTAGCGCAAAATTATGATGATTATTTATTAGCAACATTAATTTGTGAAATTTCTGAACAAGCGCTGGCTGACCGTCAGCCCGATAATGCATTGTACGAATTATTAACAACAACATTAGATAATTTAGTTGCATGAGAAGATAATTTAAGTATTGTAATTGCTTTTATGTTTCGTACTTTAAAATGATATGGATTAGAATGAAACTTTACAATGTGTAAACGCTGTGGTAGCAAACAACACATTAAAACAATTAGTTTTCTTGAGGAAGGATATCTTTGCAAAAATTGTTTATTACCAAGAGATTATCTTTTTCCAATTGAGTTAGTTAAAGTTTTTAATAGTAATTTTCATACTAATTTTTATTTTCACAATAAGATTAATATAAAAGTGTTAATAATATTATTTAAAATGTTATGTGAGTATTATTTAACAAAAGTTGGAATATTTTCGTGTAGTATTTATGAAATTCGACAAAAATCAATTTATTTTAAAGAATAA